The following proteins come from a genomic window of Montipora foliosa isolate CH-2021 chromosome 2, ASM3666993v2, whole genome shotgun sequence:
- the LOC137990324 gene encoding adrenocorticotropic hormone receptor-like, whose translation MNSAAAVFGSMDDPTPLFGGNSVFFFILSVVGFSMAIITVSANSTLLFIIFRDTRRFLQTPPSFLITNLCVSDLIVGLVVDNLVGLKDVYRFHNLTVPDHLDPILRLFLGLSLFVSSGTIIALSYDRFVVVMHPLKYKSTVTVERVKIFIVLLWSTSLAFCVLPVVKIPEKILAIVVAHIHASLPAVVLTVMYFKVFGALEERKRELREAGITSEIKPKKVLDRERKMVLTILIVLVLFYVTYLPEFIALHVLHFWPPSAGSPVFRMVEIVSARFLFLNSAMNPFVYSWRLPTYRKALIDNFTSWKLYLSQICCNARVNILCLQQETNKQ comes from the coding sequence ATGAACTCGGCAGCCGCGGTTTTTGGCTCAATGGACGATCCTACTCCGCTGTTTGGTGGCAATTCTGTGTTCTTCTTTATTCTCTCAGTTGTTGGATTTTCGATGGCAATAATCACTGTTTCAGCAAACTCGACTttgttgtttataattttcagAGACACTCGCCGTTTCCTACAGACGCCTCCGTCATTTCTGATCACCAACCTATGTGTTTCGGATTTAATTGTGGGTTTAGTGGTGGATAACCTTGTGGGACTGAAAGATGTTTACAGGTTTCATAATCTGACTGTACCTGACCACCTGGACCCGATACTTCGCCTTTTTCTCGGATTGTCGTTGTTTGTCAGCAGTGGGACTATCATCGCGTTGTCTTATGATCGATTTGTTGTTGTAATGCACCCCCTGAAATACAAGTCTACCGTGACAGTTGAGAGAGTGAAGATTTTTATTGTTCTGTTGTGGTCAACCTCTCTGGCGTTCTGTGTCCTTCCAGTTGTAAAAATTCCAGAAAAAATTCTTGCGATCGTCGTTGCCCATATTCACGCTTCACTGCCAGCCGTTGTGTTAACAGTTATGTACTTCAAGGTCTTCGGAGCCCTGGAAGAAAGAAAACGGGAACTGCGAGAAGCTGGGATCACCTCAGAAATTAAGCCCAAAAAAGTTTTGGATCGGGAGCGAAAGATGGTTCTGACGATTCTTATTGTGCTGGTGTTATTTTACGTGACATACTTACCCGAGTTTATCGCGTTACATGTACTTCATTTCTGGCCGCCCAGTGCAGGATCCCCTGTTTTTCGGATGGTGGAGATCGTTTCGGCTCGGTTTCTTTTCCTGAACTCTGCCATGAATCCATTTGTGTATTCCTGGAGATTGCCAACGTATCGAAAAGCACTTATAGACAACTTCACATCTTGGAAACTCTATCTTAGCCAAATTTGTTGTAACGCACGAGTCAACATACTCTGTTTACAACaggaaacaaataaacaatgA